In Xanthomonas fragariae, the genomic window TGGTACAGGAGATCGAAGACCCCTACGCGTTTGCGGCCAGCCTCGACGAATCGACCTTTCTGCAGATCGCTGCAGGCGATGGTCAGGCATTGCGCAGCGCCTTGGGCGCGCAGCATCTACGCTGCAACGGGGTGCCGGGCGTGCGCTTCGCGGTCTGGGCGCCGCATGCACAACGCGTCGCGGTGGTCGGCGATTTCAATGGCTGGGACGTGCGACGGCATCCGATGGGTCAGCGCATCGGTGGCTTCTGGGAACTGTTCCTGCCCCGCGTGGAGGCCGGCGCCCGCTACAAGTACGCCGTCACTGCCGCCGATGGTCGGATCCTGCTCAAGGCCGACCCGGTGGCGCGTCAAAGCGAACTGCCGCCGGCCACCGCTTCGGTGGTGCCGGGTGCCGCCGCGTTCGCGTGGACCGATGCTGCCTGGATGGCCAATCGCGATGCGAGCGCGGTGCCGGCGCCGCTGTCGATCTACGAGGTGCATGCCGCCTCCTGGCGGCGCGATGAGCACAACCAGCCGCTGGACTGGCCGACTCTGGCCGAACAACTGATCTCGTACGTGCAGCAACTCGGCTTCACCCATATCGAATTGCTGCCGATCACAGAGCATCCGTTCGGCGGCTCGTGGGGCTATCAACCGCTGGGCCTGTATGCGCCCACCGCGCGCCATGGCAGCCCGGACGGTTTTGCGCAGTTCGTCGATGCCTGCCATCGCGCCGGCATCGGCGTGATTCTGGATTGGGTCAGCGCGCACTTCCCCGATGATGCGCATGGCCTCGCGCAGTTCGACGGCGGCGCCCTGTACGAACATGCCGACCCGCGCGAAGGCAGGCATCGCGACTGGAATACGCTGATCTACAACTACGGTCGGCCCGAAGTGACCGCCTACCTAATGGGCAGCGCGCTGGAGTGGATCGACCATTACCATCTCGACGGCCTGCGCGTGGATGCGGTGGCCTCGATGCTGTATCGCGACTACGGTCGCGCCGAGGGCGAGTGGTTGCCCAATGCGCATGGCGGCCGCGAAAATCTCGAAGCAGTGGCGTTTTTGCGCCAGCTCAATCACAAGATCGCTGCGCGCTTTCCCGGCGTGATGACGATTGCCGAAGAATCCACCGCCTGGCCGGGTGTGACCGCGCCGATCGGCGACGGCGGCCTGGGCTTCACGCACAAGTGGAACATGGGCTGGATGCACGACACGCTGAGCTACATGCAGCGTGATCCGGTCGAGCGCGCGCAGCACCACAGCCAGCTCACCTTCGGCCTGGTGTACGCGTTCTCCGAACGGTTCGTGTTGCCGATGTCGCACGACGAAGTGGTGCACGGTACCGGCGGCCTGCTCGGTCAGATGCCGGGCGACGACTGGCGGCGTTTCGCCAATTTGCGCGCCTATCTGGCGCTGATGTGGGCGCACCCGGGCGACAAATTGCTGTTCATGGGCGCCGAATTCGGCCAGTGGAGCGATTGGAATCACGATCAGTCGCTGGACTGGCATTTGCTCGATGGCGCGCCGCATCGTGGTGTGCAGCAACTGGTGGGCGATCTCAACGCCGCACTGCGTCGTGTGCCGGCGTTGTATCGCGGCACCCATCGCGCCGACGGTTTCGACTGGAGCGTGGCCGACGATGCGCGCAACAGCGTACTGGCTTTCATTCGCTACGATCCCGATGGCGGCGCGCCACTGCTTGTGGTGAGCAACCTCACTCCGCAACCGCATCACGACTATCGCGTGGGGGTGCCGCGTGCCGGCAACTGGCGCGAGATCCTCAACACCGACAGTGCCCACTACGGCGGCAGCAACCTCGGTAACAGCGGTCGTCTTGCGACCGAGCCGATGGGCATGTATGGGCATGCGCAACGCCTGCGCCTGACCCTACCGCCGCTGGCCACAACCTATCTGCAAGCGGAGAAATAACAATGAACGAGCGCAACGTAACCACACCGGCCTGGGGCGCCTGGCCGGCGGGTGAGGGACAGGTGCGCTTCGCGCTCTGGGCACCGGATGCCAACAGCGTGGATGTGGTTTTCGACGATGCCGCGCGGGTCGCGCTGCAAGCGGGACAAGACGGTTTTTTCAGCGCAGTGATCGACTGCGCGGCAGATGCGCGTTATCGCTACAGCGTCGATGGCGGCGAGCCGGTGCCGGATCCGGCCTCGCGCTGGCAGCCCGACGGCGTGCATGGCTCCAGCGCAGTGCAGCGCACTGACGGCTACCGCTGGAACAACACCCAGTGGCAAGGACGACCATGGGATGAGGCGGTGATCTACGAATTGCATGTGGGCACCTGCGGCGGCTATGCCGGTGTGCAGGCGCAGTTGCCGCAGCTGGCGGCGATGGGCATTACCGCAATCGAGTTGATGCCGTTGAGCGCGTTTCCCGGCGCGCACAACTGGGGCTACGACGGCGTGCTGCCGTACGCACCGGTCCAAGCCTATGGCACCCCGGACGAACTGAAGGCGCTGATCGACGCCGCACACGGGCATGGCCTGATGGTGTTGCTGGATGTGGTCTACAACCACTTCGGCCCGGACGGTAATTACCTGCACAGCTACGCCGCTGCGTTTTTCAACGAAGACAAGCCCACTCCGTGGGGCGCGGCGATCGATTTCCGCAAGCTTCCGGTGCAGCGTTATTTCCTCGACAACGCGCTGATGTGGCTGCACGAATACGGCTTGGACGGCCTGCGCATGGACGCAGTGCATGCCATCTCGCCGAACGCATTCCTGGACATCTTGCGCGAGACCGTGGAGGCCAGCCGGCCGCCCGGCCGGCATGTGCATCTGGTGCTGGAAAACGAGGCAAATCAGGCGTCGCAGCTGCAACTCGGCTACACCGCGCAATGGGACGATGACTTCCACAACGCCTTGCATGTGTTGCTGACCGGCGAAGAAGAAGGTTATTACGCCGCGTTCGCCGATCAACCGACCCAGCATCTGGCGCGTGTGCTCGGTGAGGGCTTTGCGTATCAAGGCCAGCTGGATCCGCGCGGACATGTGCGTGGCGAACCGAGCGGCGCGTTGCCGCCGTACAAGTTCGTGGTGTTTGCACAGAACCACGACCAGATCGGTAACCGTGCGCGTGGCGAACGCTTGAGCGTGTTGGTATCGCAACAACGGCTGCGCGCCGCGTTGGCGTTGACCGCGTTGACCCCGATGATTCCGCTGTTTTTCATGGGCGAACCATGGGGTGCCAAACAGCCGTTCCTGTTCTTCACCGACTTTGGCCCGCCGTTGGACGATGCGGTGCGTGAAGGTCGCCGCCGCGAGTTCTCCCATTTCGCTGCGTTCGCCGATGAGGCCCAGCGCGCCACCATTCCCGACCCGAACAGCCAGGCCACCTTCGCGGCCTCGCGTTCGCCAATCGACGATGCTGCGCATGGCGATGGCGCGCAGTGGACGGCGTGGTTCACTGCACTGTTGGCTGTGCGTCGCCAGTGGTTGGTGCCGGGTCTTGCGCAAGCGCGCGCCGTGCGTGCCAGCGTGCTGGCCGATGGCGCGGTGACGGCCACGTGGGAGTTGCCGGACGGGCTGTGGCATATCGCCTTCAACGTGGGCAAGGTGGCAGTGCCGCTGCCGCCGTTGCGCGGGTGTGTGGCGCATGCCGAAAACGTCGATGCCGATGCGCAGCAATTGCCGGTCGATGGCTTTATCGCCTGGCACGAGGATCGGGCATGAGCGCGGACGCATTGCACGCCCTGGCCGCTGCGGCCGGGGTGATGGTGGATTGGGTGGACGCCAGCGACCAGCCGCGTCAGGTCTCCGAGCAGTCGATACATGCGGTGCTCACCGCGTTGGAGTTGCCTGCTGCGACCGCGGCACAATGCGAAGACAGCCTGCGCCGCCGCAAGGCGCAAGCCGCCGAGCCGGTCCCGCTGCTGACCGTGCAAGTGAGCGAACGCTTGCCGCTGCGCGTTGCTGCCGATGCCAGCGGCCGCTGGACTGACGACAGCGGCGCCAGCGAGCAAGCGCGTGCAGATGCGCAAGGACAGCTGCGCGCGCCGCAGCGCTATGGTTACTGGACGCTGCAGATCGGCAATGTCGTTCAGCAGGTCGCGGTCGCACCGCAACGCTGCTTCAGCGTGGCCGATGCCTGTGGGCAGCCGTCGCCGCGTGCCTGGGGCATGGCGTTGCAGGTGTATTCGGCGCGTAGCCCGGATGATGGGGGCATCGGCGATGCCGCCGGCACCGTCGAATGGTTGCGGCAAGCGGCATTGGCCGGCGCCGATGCCTTGGCATTGAGCCCGGTGCATGCCTCGCGTCCGGTCACCGGCGCTTACAGCCCGTATTCGCCCAGCGATCGGCGCTTTCTGGACCCGTTGCATGCTGCGCCGGTGCGCATCATTGGCGAGTTGGCGCTGGACGCGATCAACGAGGTGCCCGGCCTGCGCGAACGCTTCGACACGTTGCACACCGGTGCATTGATCGATTGGCCTGCGTCCGCGCAAGCCAAGTGGGCGTTGCTGCGGCATCTGTACACCCGCGTGCCGTCCGATCACGCCGATCTGGTTGCCTTCCGTACCCAGGCCGGCAATGCGCTGGATGGCTTTGCACGTTTTGCCGCGCAGGATTTCGGCGACAACGATCCGCAGTTGCATGTGTTCACGCAATGGCTGGCGGCGCGTAGTTGGTCCGATGCGCAACGCGAGGCGCACCAGCGCGGCATGAAGATCGGTTTGATCGCCGATCTGGCGGTTGGTTTCGATCCCAATGGCGCCGAAGCCGCGGCCGCGGCAGACACCGTATTGCGTGGGCTGGTGCTGGGCGCGCCGCCGGATGCCTTCAATGCCGATGGTCAGCATTGGGGCATCGGTGCGTATTCGCCCACCGCGTTGCGACGTAGCGGCTATGCGCCGTATATCGCGCTGTTGCGTGCAGTGCTGCGCGATCGCGGCGGCATTCGTATCGACCATATTCTTGGCCTGATGCGGCTATGGGTGGTGCCGGAAGGGGCCAGCTCCAATGAAGGCGCGTACCTGGCCTATCCGCTGCACGATCTGCTCAATCTGCTCGCGCTGGAATCGTGGCGGCATCGCGCCATCGTGATCGGCGAAGACCTGGGCGTGGTGCCGCCGGGCATTCGCGAAGAACTGTCGCGACGCGGGGTGATGGGCATCGATGTGTTGATGTTTACCCGCGACGAAGACGGTGCATTCGTATCGCCAGCCTTATGGCGCCCGGATGCGATCGCCACTACCACTACGCACGACCTGCCGACGCTGACCGGCTGGCGGCAAGGCCGTGACATCGCGTGGCGACGCAAGCTGGAATTGATCCAGCCCGACCAGGCAACCGACGACGCCAAGGCCCGTACCAAGGACTTGGCGCGTCTGGATGCCGCAGTCGAACGCGCCGGTCTGACCAGTGCCGACGATCCGCTGCTGGGCGCGCTGCGTTTCATCGCCACCAGCATCTCGCCACTTGCCTTGTTGCCGGTGGAAGACGCGTTGGCGCTGGAAGAACAACCCAATCTGCCGGGCACCGTCGAGGTCCATCCCAACTGGCGTCGACGCCTGCCCGACCCCTTGCCGCATGCGCGCCTGAGCACGGCGCTGCAGGGCGTTGCCGAGGCGCGTCGCGTCGCGGCCGTATCGGAACCGCATCCATGATCGATCTACGTGCCACCGCCCGCCTGCAACTGCATGCCGGCTTTACCCTGCACGCTGCGCTTGCGCAGGTGCCGTATTACGCCGGGCTCGGCATCAGCCATCTCTACCTGTCGCCAATCGGCACGGCGGTGCCCGGCTCCACGCACGGGTACGACAATATCGACCCGACCGTGGTCAATCCCGAGCTCGGTGGCGAAGCGGCGTTGATCGCCTTGTCGCAGGCAGTACGCGAACACGGCATGGGCCTGATCGCCGACATCGTGCCCAACCACATGGCCACGCATGCCCAAAACGCGTGGTGGTGGGATGTGCTGCGCAATGGCCGCAGCGCCAAGCATGCCGATTGGTTCGATATCGATTGGCGCGCCCCGGGGCGCGACGGCAAGTTGTGGCTGGCGGTGCTGGATCGCCCATATGCGACTGCGCTTGCCGAAGGCCTGATCACCCTGGTGGTCGAAGACGATGGCAGCGCGGCACTGGCCCATTACGACCAGCGTTACCCGATCCGTCTGCAGACGCTGGAGATACCGGAAACATCCGCGCGTGCGCAATGGTTGCGCGACTACAACGACGGCGCCAAGCGTGGCGATGGCCGTCTGCACAAGTTGATCGAACGTCAGCCGTATCGGTTGAACTGGTGGCGCGTAGGCAACGACATGCTCAACTACCGCCGCTTCTTCGACATCACCTCGTTGGTGGCGTTGCGCGTGGAACTGCCGGCAGTGTTCGATGCCGTGCATGCATTGCCGCTGCGGCTGGTGGCCGAAGGCCATCTGGATGGTCTGCGCATCGACCACGTGGACGGGCTCACCGACCCCACCGGCTACGTGCGCAAGCTGCGCAGCCGGCTGGATGCGGCTGGCCGCACGCGCGGGCTCAAGCCCGGCACGCTCGGCCTGTATCTGGAAAAGATTCTCGCACCGGGCGAGCACCTGCCGGCCGACTGGCCCTGCGATGGCACCACCGGATACGACTTCATGGACCAGGTCGGCGGCCTCCTGCATGACGCGACCGGCTTCAAGCCGTTGGCGCGTGCCTGGCAGCGCGTAAGTGGGCGCAGTGGCGACTTTGCACAGGAAGAACGCGCCGCGCGCGACGAGATGTTGCGCGGCCCGTTGCAGACTGAGTTCAATCGCGCCGTTGGTGCGTTGTCGGCATTGGCGCGACTGGAACCGCCGACGCGCGAGTTCAGCCCGCAGATGCTGGCGCGCGGCCTGTGCGTGTTGCTGCGCTGGTTCCCGATGTACCGCACCTATGCCGGCGCCAAGGGCGTGGCCGGCAGCGAGGCAGAACGCTTGCGCGCCACCGCCGCGCGTGCCCGCGAGAGCATGCCGGAGACCATCGTGGCGGCAGTGGATGCGATCGAGCGCTGGTTGCTCGACGACGCGGGTGCCGACCGCGCACAGATCGCCTTGCGTCGCATCCTGCGTCGCCGCGTGGAGCAGTTGTCCGCACCGTTGAATGCCAAGGCAGTGGAAGACACCGCCTTCTATCGACATGGTGTGCTGTTGTCGCGCAATGAGGTCGGCAGCCATCCGACCCATTTCGCCAACGAAGCTGCCGAGTTCCATGCGCAGAATCAGGAGCGCGCCAAGCACTACCCGCGCGCGCTGCTGGCGACTGCAACCCATGATCACAAGCGTGGCGAAGACCTGCGCATGCGGTTGGCGGTGCTGTCCGAGCAGCCGCGGTGGTGGATCGAGCAGAGCACCCAGTTCGATGCGCTGACCGAGACACTGGAATCGCCGGCCCTGGCTGGTGGCGACCAGCAGATGCTGTGGCAGACGTTGGTGGCAGCCTGGCCGATCGGCCTGGGCGCCGATCAGCCCGAGCCGCTCGCCGCCTACGCCGAGCGCGTCTGGCAATGGCTGCTCAAGGCGGTGCGCGAAGCCAAGCTGCACACCAGCTGGACTGATGGTTCGCCGGCCTATGAACATGCCGTAGAAGCCACCGTGGAGCAGGTGCTGTGCAGCCGCGCCGGACTGCCGCTGCGACGCGCGCTGCTGCGCGCCAGCAATCACATTGCCGCTGCCGGCGCGCGTAATGCGCTGGTGCAAACCACACTGCGCCTGACCGTGCCCGGCGTGCCCGATCTGTACCAGGGCACCGAAGGCTGGGATCTGTCGCTGGTGGATCCGGACAACCGCCGCCCGGTCGATTACGCGCAGCGCCAACAGTGGCTGGAACAGGCACGCGACTGGAATACCCTGCTGCGCAGCTGGCGCGATGGTGCGGTCAAGGCACGTCTCACTGCGCTGCTGTTGCAGCTACGCGCCGAATATCCGTCGCTGTTTGCAAAGGGCGACTATCAGCCGTTGAACGCGGCCGTCCGTGGCGATGCGCAGGTGCTGGCGTTCCGTCGGCAGTACCGCGGGCAGTCGCTGGTGGTCGCAGTGACGCGGCTGGGTGCCGGCGATGAGAGCGACGGCGATCTGCCGCTGCTGGTGCCGTCGGCGACCTGGGGTCAGGCGTCGTTGGCGTTGCCGGAGGGCACGTATCGTAATGTGCTCGATGGCAGCACGCTGCAGCCGCAGCGAGGCCGCGTGGCGGTATCCACGCTGTTTGCACGTGCGCCAGTGGCAGTGTTGTTGACCCCCTGAGAGAACCTAAGCAATGAACGACACGGAACGGCAGGCGCGGCTTCGCCAGTTGGCACAGGAGATCTGGGAGGCCGAAGGGCGCCCGGATGGGCATGCAGACCGCCACTGGGCCATGGCCGAGCGGTTGGTGGATGCCGAAGAACGCGCAGCCGAGCAAGCCGCCGAGCATGCTGTCACGCCGATCACTGCACGCCAGTAACGGTGCCGTTGTCACCTTGTACAGCTTAAGAGCGGCTAGCAACGACAGCGGTCACTATCAGGCGGGCGCGGTCGGTACTCGGAATCGCCATTACCTCCGTACACTCCTGTTCCGAGCGCGCCATCCGCACATGCCTGGCGACCGCCCGCCATGTGTTGTCAGCCACTGTTAGCCGCAGGCCGATCCATGCAAGCGTGGACAGGCATCCGCAATCGCACATCGTTTGAGTTCAATGTTCTGAGGAGTTATTGATGGCCACTCGCAAGTTCACGCAGCGCTCGCGCATCCGCGAAGGCCGTCCCAATCCGCTCGGCGCCACCTGGGATGGCCTAGGCGTCAACTTCGCGCTGTATTCGCGCAACGCCACCCGCGTGGAACTGTGTCTGTTCGACGAACGGGGCCGTGAGCAGGAGCGTCTGGTGCTACCCGAATACACCGACGAGGTCTGGCACGGCTATCTGCCCGACGCGCGCCTCGGCCAGCTGTACGGCTATCGCGTGCATGGGCCATACGCGCCCGACGCCGGTCATCGTTTCAATCACAACAAGTTGTTGCTGGACCCGTACGCCAAGCAGATCGTCGGTGAGCTCAAATGGGCGCCGCATCTGTTCGGTTACACCATCGGTCATCGCGATAAGGACCTGAGCTTCGATCGCCGCGACAGTGCCGCGTTCATGCCCAAATCTGCGGTGATCGATCCGGCGTTTACCTGGGGCCAGGATCGCCCACCGCAGACGCCTTGGAATCGCACGGTGATCTACGAAGCCCACGTACGCGGATTGAGCATGCTGCACCCGGCGGTGCCGCCGGAAAATCGCGGCACCTTCTCGGCATTGAAGACCGACGAGCTGATCGACCACATCAGCTCACTGGGCGTCACCGCGGTGGAACTGTTGCCGGTACACGCCTTTGTCGACGATCAATATCTACTGGAAAAAGGCCTGCGCAATTACTGGGGCTACAACACGCTCGGCTTCTTCGCGCCGCAGGCGCGCTACATGTCAACGCGCAAAGTGGCCGAGTTCAAACAGATGGTGGCGCGTCTGCACCACGCCGGGCTGGAAGTGCTGCTGGACGTGGTCTATAACCACACCGCCGAAGGCAACGAACTCGGGCCCACACTGTCGTTCAAGGGAATCGACAACGCCAGCTATTACCGTCTGGCCGACGATCGCCGCTTCTACATCAACGACACCGGCACCGGTAACACCTTCGATCTGACCAATGCCGGTGCGCTGCGCATGGTGATGGATTCGCTGCGCTACTGGGTGCAGGAAATGCACGTGGACGGCTTCCGCTTCGACTTGGCCAGCATCCTCGGCCGCGAGCGTTATGGCTTCGATCCGTCGGGCAGCTTTCTCGATGCGGTGCGCCAGGACCCTGTGTTGAGTCAGACCAAGTTGATCGCCGAGCCCTGGGATATCGGCCCGGGCGGCTATCAGGTCGGCAATTTCCCGCCCGGTTGGGTGGAGTGGAACGACAAATTCCGCGACAACGTGCGGGCGTTCTGGCGTGGCGATGGTGGCCAACTGGCCGAGTTGGCCACGCGCCTGACCGGCTCGGCGGACCTGTTCAACCACAGCGGTCGCCGTCCGACAGCATCGGTCAACTTCGTTACTGCGCATGATGGCTTCACGCTGCGCGATCTGGTCAGTTACGCAGGTAAGCACAACCTGGCCAACGGCGAAGAGGGCAGGGACGGCAGCGACCACAATATCTCGGCCAATTACGGCGTCGAAGGCGACACCGAGGACCCGACCATCAAGCAGCTGCGCCGTCAGCAGATGCGCAATCTGCTCGCCACGTTGCTGCTATCGCAGGGCACGCCGATGCTGCTGGCCGGTGATGAATTCGGCCATAGCCAAAATGGCAACAACAACGCGTATTGCCAGGACAACGCGCTGACCTGGATCGACTGGACGGCGGTCACCAAGGCTGCGGCCGCCGATCAAGCGGCGTTCGTGCGGCGATTGATCCGCATCCGTCAGCGCTACCCGTTGCTGCATCGTGCGCGTTTTTTCGACGGCAAGTTCGATGAAACGCTGGGCCTGAAGGATCTCACCTGGCTGGCGCCGAACGGCAACGAAATGGACGAAGCCGGCTGGCACGACCCGGAAGCACGCGCACTGATGCTGCGTCTGGACGGCCGCGCGCCAGCCACCGGCCTGCGCGAGATCGCCGCCAACGTCACCCTACTGATGCTGATCAATGCCGCCTCCATCAGCGTGTCGTTCACGCTGCCGACGATGCACGATGAGCATTGGCGCGTCCTGGTGGATACCGCGCGGCATGGCGGCCGTGTGGTGGCCGGCGGCAGCGAATGGAAGGCGCCTGCGCATTCGCTGACATTGCTGGCGGTAGAGCGCGATCGCATCGCCAGCAGTGCGCGCATCGTCTCCGACGGTGCGCGCTGATGGCGGGGGTGGTCTGATGGATGTGTTGTTGGCAGGCGCAACAGGCCTGGTCGGCAAACATGTCTTGCAACAGCTACTGGCCGATACACGCTGCACCGGCGTGGTGGCGATCACACGTCGGCCTCTGACGCAGTTCCATCCCAAACTGCGCAACCAGGTGATCGATTTCGATCGCCTGGACAGCTGGACCGCACCGCGCATGGAAGCGGCCATCTGTGCGCTGGGCAGCACGATGAAACAAGCTGGCTCGCGCGAGGTGTTCTATCGCATCGATCACGATTATCCGATAGCGCTGGCCCGCGCGGCCTGCGCACAGGGTACTTCGGTGTTCGTGCTGAATTCGGCGGCCCGTGCGAATGCGCAATCACGCATCTTCTACAACCGCGTCAAAGGCGAACTGGAACGTGACCTGCGCACGGTCGGCTTCCCCTCGCTCACCTTCGTGCGCCCCGGCCTGATCGGCGGCAAACGCGAAGAACGCCGCAGCGGCGAGCACATCGCCAGCCTCGTGCTGGGTGCGCTAGCTCCGGTTCTGCCGCACCGCTTCCGCATCAATCCTGCCGCAGGTATCGCCGCAGCGATAGTGAAAGCCGCGCTGGCGCCGGCGCGCGGCGAGCACAGCGTTGAGGCGGCGGAGCTGGTTGAATAACGCTAGGTTGCCTACCCAAGTCAGCTAACGCCTCTGGTTCCTGATAACCTTGCGTCGTCCGCGACAGGTTCGTGATAAGCCCAGGGTTTCCTAGACATCTCAAGGCCATGGAAAATGGTCAATTCGGAGGTGTCTATGAGCAGCAAGCGGTATACGGATGAATTCAAGATTGGGGCGGTCCGGCAAGTGACCGATCGTGGTTTCAAGGTGGCAGAAGTCGCGGAGCGACTGGGTGTCACCACGCACAGCCTCTACGCCTGGCTGCGCAAGTTCGGCAAGCCTGGCGTGGTGCAGCGCGCCGAGGTGGACCAGAGCGCCGAGGTTCGGCGGCTGAAGGCAGAGTTGCGTCGAGTGACCGAGGAGCGCGACATCCTAAAAAAGGCCGCCGCGTACTTTGCCAAGGGGTAAGGGCAAAGTACGCCTTCATGCAAGCCCACTGTGGGGAATTCAGGGTGTGTGCGATGTGCCGGGTATTGCGGGTCAACCGGTCGGGCTATTACGCCTGGTTGTGCTCGCCCAACAGTGAGCGCGCCAAGGAAGATGAGCGCTTGCTTGGACTGATCAAGCACCACTGGCTGGCCAGCGGCAGTGTCTATGGGCATCGCAAGATCACCAGGGATCTGCGCGATCTGGGTGAGCGTTGCAGTCGCCATCGGGTGCATCGGCTGATGCGCACCGAGGGACTGCGTGCCCAGGTGGGCTATGGTCGCAAACCGCGCTTCCA contains:
- the glgX gene encoding glycogen debranching protein GlgX, producing the protein MATRKFTQRSRIREGRPNPLGATWDGLGVNFALYSRNATRVELCLFDERGREQERLVLPEYTDEVWHGYLPDARLGQLYGYRVHGPYAPDAGHRFNHNKLLLDPYAKQIVGELKWAPHLFGYTIGHRDKDLSFDRRDSAAFMPKSAVIDPAFTWGQDRPPQTPWNRTVIYEAHVRGLSMLHPAVPPENRGTFSALKTDELIDHISSLGVTAVELLPVHAFVDDQYLLEKGLRNYWGYNTLGFFAPQARYMSTRKVAEFKQMVARLHHAGLEVLLDVVYNHTAEGNELGPTLSFKGIDNASYYRLADDRRFYINDTGTGNTFDLTNAGALRMVMDSLRYWVQEMHVDGFRFDLASILGRERYGFDPSGSFLDAVRQDPVLSQTKLIAEPWDIGPGGYQVGNFPPGWVEWNDKFRDNVRAFWRGDGGQLAELATRLTGSADLFNHSGRRPTASVNFVTAHDGFTLRDLVSYAGKHNLANGEEGRDGSDHNISANYGVEGDTEDPTIKQLRRQQMRNLLATLLLSQGTPMLLAGDEFGHSQNGNNNAYCQDNALTWIDWTAVTKAAAADQAAFVRRLIRIRQRYPLLHRARFFDGKFDETLGLKDLTWLAPNGNEMDEAGWHDPEARALMLRLDGRAPATGLREIAANVTLLMLINAASISVSFTLPTMHDEHWRVLVDTARHGGRVVAGGSEWKAPAHSLTLLAVERDRIASSARIVSDGAR
- a CDS encoding NAD(P)H-binding protein codes for the protein MDVLLAGATGLVGKHVLQQLLADTRCTGVVAITRRPLTQFHPKLRNQVIDFDRLDSWTAPRMEAAICALGSTMKQAGSREVFYRIDHDYPIALARAACAQGTSVFVLNSAARANAQSRIFYNRVKGELERDLRTVGFPSLTFVRPGLIGGKREERRSGEHIASLVLGALAPVLPHRFRINPAAGIAAAIVKAALAPARGEHSVEAAELVE
- a CDS encoding IS3 family transposase (programmed frameshift), with product MSSKRYTDEFKIGAVRQVTDRGFKVAEVAERLGVTTHSLYAWLRKFGKPGVVQRAEVDQSAEVRRLKAELRRVTEERDIPKKGRRVLCQGVRAKYAFMQAHCGEFRVCAMCRVLRVNRSGYYAWLCSPNSERAKEDERLLGLIKHHWLASGSVYGHRKITRDLRDLGERCSRHRVHRLMRTEGLRAQVGYGRKPRFHGGMQCKAAANLLDRQFDVTEPDTAWASDFTFIRTHEGWMYLAVVIDLFSRQVVGWAMRDRADTELVVQALLSAVWRRKPNAGCLVHSDQGSVYTSDDWRSFLASHSVVCSMSRRGNCHDNAPVESFFGLLKRERIRRRTYSTKDAARAEVFDYIEMFYNPNRRHDSTGDLSPVEFERRYAQRGS